Proteins encoded by one window of Candidatus Methylomirabilota bacterium:
- the rsmD gene encoding 16S rRNA (guanine(966)-N(2))-methyltransferase RsmD, which yields MRVIGGLARGRRILAPRGRRTRPTSDYLREVLFNLLAQQIEGRTFLDLYAGTGAVGIEALSRGAAVAVFVEHNRSALTMLHRNLDTSGFRDRAEVVPMEVLRYLRRSVCGSRQFDLIFLDPPYLHTDAGAVISLIASTRILAPTGMTILERSVKAVPIHVPAGLTLIREVRHGGTALQLYQQEAM from the coding sequence ATGAGGGTGATCGGCGGCCTCGCCAGGGGGCGACGGATTCTGGCTCCTCGCGGAAGAAGGACGAGGCCGACCTCGGACTATCTGCGGGAGGTCCTATTCAATTTGCTGGCGCAACAGATAGAAGGCAGGACGTTTCTCGACCTGTACGCGGGGACCGGAGCGGTGGGGATCGAAGCCCTGAGCCGTGGCGCGGCTGTGGCGGTCTTCGTTGAGCATAATCGGTCGGCCCTTACGATGTTGCATCGAAATCTCGACACGTCGGGGTTTCGTGACCGGGCTGAGGTAGTTCCGATGGAAGTTCTCCGATACCTGCGCCGGTCGGTCTGCGGATCACGACAATTCGATCTGATATTTCTGGATCCGCCTTACCTGCACACTGATGCGGGGGCGGTCATTAGTTTGATCGCGTCGACTAGGATCCTTGCACCGACCGGCATGACGATTCTGGAACGATCTGTAAAGGCCGTCCCGATCCACGTCCCTGCCGGGCTGACGCTTATTCGCGAGGTCCGACATGGCGGCACAGCCCTTCAGCTCTACCAACAGGAGGCAATGTGA
- the hpt gene encoding hypoxanthine phosphoribosyltransferase, whose protein sequence is MLTHRVLFDEQTIAARVDELAYAIAQDLPEPTPVLIGLLTGAFIFLADLVRALGRLEIEPQVDLMAVSHYGPLVASSGLVQLHKDSALDLDGRVVLLVDDILDSGRTLSMVRAHLAARNPRWLRTCVLLDKPSRRQVAINADYVGFEVPDAWMIGYGLDAYGQGRGLPYVAVLETVDPARMEVVRQT, encoded by the coding sequence GTGCTGACACATCGGGTTCTGTTCGATGAGCAGACGATTGCAGCGCGGGTGGATGAGCTGGCGTACGCGATCGCCCAGGACCTGCCGGAGCCGACGCCGGTCCTGATCGGTCTGCTCACCGGCGCGTTTATCTTCCTCGCCGACCTGGTACGGGCGCTGGGACGCTTGGAGATCGAGCCCCAGGTTGACCTGATGGCCGTCTCACACTACGGGCCGTTGGTGGCCTCCAGTGGCCTGGTACAGCTCCACAAGGACAGCGCATTGGATCTCGACGGACGGGTGGTGTTGCTTGTCGATGATATCCTGGATTCGGGACGGACGCTCAGCATGGTCCGCGCGCACCTGGCCGCCCGGAACCCACGCTGGCTGCGCACCTGTGTCCTCCTGGACAAACCGAGTCGACGACAGGTGGCGATCAACGCCGACTACGTCGGCTTTGAGGTACCCGACGCCTGGATGATCGGCTACGGCCTCGACGCGTATGGGCAGGGACGGGGGCTTCCGTACGTGGCCGTACTTGAGACAGTAGACCCCGCCAGGATGGAAGTCGTACGCCAAACGTGA
- the coaD gene encoding pantetheine-phosphate adenylyltransferase: MTTLAVYAGTFDPFTFGHIDIARRAHRLFSRLIIAVSTNPEKAALFSLMERQQIIRNAVRGMRGVSIDSFDGLLVDYMQRRRARVIIRGLRALSDFEYEFQMALMNRKLNEEIETVFLMPHEKYSYLSSRLVKEIALLGGDVSQFVTPMVERMLKEQVTLR; encoded by the coding sequence GTGACGACGCTGGCTGTCTACGCCGGGACCTTCGATCCGTTTACCTTCGGTCATATTGATATCGCCAGGCGGGCCCATCGCCTTTTTTCTCGTCTTATTATCGCTGTGAGCACCAACCCGGAGAAAGCCGCGCTGTTCAGCCTTATGGAGCGGCAACAGATCATCCGGAACGCTGTTCGGGGGATGCGAGGTGTCTCTATCGACTCCTTCGACGGCCTCCTGGTGGACTACATGCAACGAAGGAGAGCGCGCGTGATTATCCGTGGTCTTCGCGCTCTCTCCGACTTCGAATACGAATTTCAGATGGCGTTGATGAATCGAAAACTCAACGAAGAGATCGAGACGGTATTCCTTATGCCCCACGAAAAGTATTCTTACCTGAGTTCGCGGCTCGTGAAAGAGATCGCCTTACTGGGCGGGGACGTTTCCCAATTCGTCACACCCATGGTGGAAAGGATGCTGAAGGAGCAGGTCACCTTACGTTAG
- a CDS encoding tetratricopeptide repeat protein, whose translation MTMRLHTTNPDWHTDPRRSAADSAKRLTTFVTDKWKLAAAAVIGLLALSAVTAGYFAWSGRKETDSATLLHKAVSQLDASIRSGSDDAKREEGIRLLQEVMSRYPQSTAAAEATLRLGNQYYTAGKYNEARAAYTTYLEKNPKGLIAFSAGLGLGDTYLAERSYEKAIETYSRLIEQFAQEPLLPEADLHLAAAYVGMNRLKEASALYEKIVATYPNTGWAQRAQAELYKSGLTSR comes from the coding sequence ATGACGATGCGGCTTCATACCACCAATCCTGATTGGCACACAGATCCACGCCGTTCTGCGGCGGACAGCGCGAAACGGCTCACCACGTTCGTCACTGACAAGTGGAAGTTGGCTGCCGCCGCAGTGATCGGGCTATTGGCTCTCTCCGCCGTGACCGCCGGGTATTTCGCTTGGAGCGGCAGGAAGGAAACTGACTCTGCGACCCTTCTACATAAGGCAGTCAGCCAGCTCGATGCCAGTATACGAAGCGGCTCTGACGACGCGAAACGGGAGGAGGGAATTCGGCTCCTGCAAGAGGTGATGAGTCGTTATCCCCAGAGTACTGCCGCCGCGGAGGCCACGCTACGTCTCGGTAACCAGTACTACACGGCAGGCAAGTACAACGAGGCGCGGGCTGCGTACACCACCTACCTCGAAAAAAATCCCAAGGGCCTCATTGCCTTTTCGGCCGGTCTCGGACTGGGGGATACCTATCTGGCGGAGCGAAGTTATGAGAAAGCGATCGAGACGTACTCCAGGCTTATCGAACAGTTTGCTCAAGAGCCCTTGCTTCCTGAGGCGGATCTGCATCTGGCCGCAGCCTATGTTGGGATGAATCGACTGAAAGAGGCGAGCGCACTGTACGAAAAAATCGTTGCGACCTATCCCAATACCGGCTGGGCCCAGCGTGCACAAGCCGAATTGTATAAGTCTGGCCTGACCTCTCGTTAA
- the rpmB gene encoding 50S ribosomal protein L28 — MPITHASQCEMCGRGPRVSSQVSHAHNVSKRRQQINISRHHIVMNGTRRYMALCTRCLRSGRVQKAG; from the coding sequence ATGCCGATCACGCATGCCAGTCAATGTGAAATGTGCGGACGAGGTCCGCGAGTAAGCAGTCAGGTCAGCCATGCCCACAACGTCAGTAAGCGCCGTCAGCAGATTAATATCTCGCGTCATCACATTGTCATGAACGGCACTCGCCGCTACATGGCACTCTGCACTCGCTGTCTGCGATCCGGGCGCGTCCAGAAGGCCGGATAA
- a CDS encoding vitamin K epoxide reductase family protein: protein MFQLRSTEAVGSRRTLRRLLALPVLALLGLGDSSYLLWQHRADTAAFCLAGGCDVVNQSAYSEIRGIPLAAFGIGGYLLLLTLSIVAVTLLSRRVLGMIVAIAGIGVAVSAWLIYLQVAVIESICSWCVLSAFTMTSLFSLSLSAFLTIRPLALSERAIPPRTMQVPTGALRRAYRFPLMAAGMLALLAALLGGLYRLGWDWSIVPATLPDVHGPLMVSGFLGTLIGLERAVAMGKWWSAVGPLCTGAGAVALITGVPGTVGPALMTMGSLILVVTFARLIWEQPALFTITMGLGALVWLGGNILWLNGWSIASVVSWWAAFLILTIAGERLELSRFLPLAPRHRLSFLAALGLFVAGLIPVGIAFDIGARLSGLGLIALSVWLLRHDMARHAVQKTGLHRFVALSLLSGYVWLAVAGMLTLIFGGVAAHHHATLHAMHGPDIQNGYDATLHAIFVGFVFSMIIGHAPIIFPSVLGIPLPFRPAFYSHLILLHLSLVLRIVGDVAMWQPGRLAGGLFNVVAVLLFLGNMALSAVSGKRSGSLVDAGGQAG, encoded by the coding sequence ATGTTCCAATTGAGGTCTACTGAGGCAGTCGGTAGCCGTCGAACGTTGCGGCGGCTGCTGGCGCTCCCTGTACTCGCCCTGTTAGGCCTGGGCGACTCAAGCTATCTGCTCTGGCAGCATCGCGCGGACACTGCGGCCTTCTGTCTTGCAGGGGGATGCGATGTTGTCAATCAAAGCGCATACTCTGAGATCAGAGGAATCCCTCTTGCCGCCTTCGGTATCGGGGGGTATCTGCTGCTACTTACTCTCTCGATCGTGGCCGTAACGCTTCTCAGTCGGCGGGTGCTGGGGATGATCGTCGCAATCGCCGGAATCGGCGTCGCGGTGTCGGCATGGCTGATCTATCTGCAGGTCGCAGTGATTGAATCGATCTGTTCGTGGTGCGTCCTTTCGGCCTTCACGATGACGTCGCTCTTTAGTCTGAGCCTGAGTGCGTTTCTCACGATACGACCTCTAGCGCTGTCGGAACGGGCGATCCCACCACGAACAATGCAAGTTCCAACAGGGGCTTTGCGACGCGCCTACAGGTTTCCGCTGATGGCGGCGGGGATGCTCGCCCTGCTCGCTGCATTGCTGGGAGGACTCTACCGTTTAGGTTGGGACTGGTCAATCGTCCCTGCGACGTTGCCGGATGTACATGGTCCTCTGATGGTGTCCGGATTCTTAGGGACGCTTATCGGGTTGGAACGGGCGGTGGCAATGGGGAAGTGGTGGTCTGCTGTTGGACCGCTGTGTACCGGGGCGGGCGCCGTGGCGCTGATTACCGGTGTGCCCGGTACAGTAGGTCCGGCATTGATGACCATGGGCAGCCTCATCTTGGTCGTCACGTTCGCTCGCCTCATATGGGAGCAGCCGGCCCTGTTTACAATCACGATGGGGCTTGGGGCGCTCGTGTGGCTGGGAGGCAACATCCTCTGGCTTAACGGATGGTCGATTGCCAGCGTAGTGAGTTGGTGGGCCGCCTTCCTGATCCTGACCATTGCCGGCGAACGACTGGAGTTGAGCCGCTTTCTCCCTCTTGCGCCACGACATCGGCTCTCATTCCTCGCCGCGCTGGGGTTGTTTGTGGCCGGACTCATTCCCGTCGGGATTGCGTTCGACATCGGGGCGCGCCTGAGCGGGTTGGGGCTGATTGCGCTGAGTGTCTGGTTATTGCGGCACGATATGGCGCGACATGCGGTGCAAAAAACAGGACTCCACCGATTTGTGGCGCTCAGCCTGCTTTCAGGCTACGTGTGGCTGGCAGTAGCCGGGATGCTCACATTAATTTTTGGCGGAGTGGCGGCTCACCATCATGCAACTTTGCACGCTATGCACGGACCTGACATTCAGAACGGCTATGATGCGACTCTACACGCCATATTTGTGGGCTTTGTGTTTTCTATGATTATCGGGCACGCCCCGATCATCTTTCCGTCTGTGCTGGGAATTCCTTTGCCTTTTCGCCCCGCCTTCTACAGCCATCTCATCCTGCTTCATCTGTCGCTTGTGCTGCGAATAGTGGGGGATGTGGCGATGTGGCAGCCCGGAAGACTGGCGGGCGGACTGTTCAATGTGGTAGCCGTACTACTCTTTCTGGGCAACATGGCGTTGTCTGCTGTGTCTGGAAAACGATCAGGCTCGTTGGTAGATGCTGGGGGGCAAGCAGGTTGA
- a CDS encoding radical SAM protein → MTRDTRRHRLVKEDLVYGPLHSRRLGRSLGVNLLGAGAKLCSFNCRYCQCGWTVHPILKPTEQSAELPSAQKVTDALETKLQQLRREQIPIDVITFSGNGEPTLHPELEAIVKAAADLRDLYTPYAKLAILSNSSTVHRPEVRAALLRIDLKLMKLDAGSETLVRRINLPAPGWDFGTMLQGLAELDGVLLQTMFVWGRVANTAPLAIREWSDRVGEICPRGVHIYTLDRVPADPGLTPVSRGVLESIAGYARRRAHVPIEVY, encoded by the coding sequence ATGACGAGGGACACACGCCGACACCGTCTGGTCAAAGAGGATCTGGTCTACGGGCCGCTGCATTCCCGACGGCTCGGCCGCTCGCTGGGCGTGAATCTGCTTGGGGCCGGCGCGAAGCTCTGTTCCTTCAACTGTCGTTATTGTCAGTGCGGCTGGACAGTGCATCCGATCCTGAAGCCCACCGAGCAGAGCGCGGAGTTGCCTTCAGCTCAAAAGGTTACCGATGCCTTGGAGACGAAGCTTCAGCAACTGCGCCGTGAGCAGATCCCCATCGACGTCATCACTTTCTCAGGCAATGGCGAGCCGACGCTCCATCCGGAGTTGGAGGCGATTGTCAAGGCCGCCGCTGACCTGCGGGACCTCTATACGCCCTACGCCAAGCTCGCCATTCTTTCGAATAGCTCTACTGTGCATCGGCCGGAGGTGCGCGCCGCCCTGCTGAGGATCGATCTAAAGTTGATGAAGTTGGATGCCGGAAGCGAGACACTCGTGCGTCGGATCAATCTGCCGGCCCCCGGGTGGGACTTCGGTACGATGCTCCAGGGGTTAGCCGAGCTCGACGGCGTACTACTGCAAACGATGTTCGTGTGGGGGAGAGTGGCGAATACGGCCCCTTTAGCGATTCGCGAATGGTCCGACCGGGTGGGTGAGATTTGCCCGCGTGGTGTTCATATCTATACGCTCGACCGGGTCCCAGCCGACCCCGGCTTGACGCCGGTTTCCAGGGGGGTACTCGAGTCGATTGCCGGCTACGCGCGACGGCGCGCCCATGTTCCAATTGAGGTCTACTGA
- a CDS encoding MerR family transcriptional regulator produces MRLVRTKPRALQRLLPGLDSGSEIPEKLYFKIGEVAELTGVQPYILRYWETQFTTLRPTKSPSGQRLYRRNDVLAVLRIKELLYQRRFTIAGAKRHLASEQEPFPPTVLDSLRLVKEELKQVSSLLRRDSP; encoded by the coding sequence ATGAGGTTGGTTAGAACAAAACCTCGGGCTTTACAAAGGCTTCTCCCAGGTCTTGATAGCGGTTCCGAGATCCCTGAAAAACTGTACTTCAAGATTGGAGAGGTTGCTGAGCTGACCGGGGTTCAACCGTACATCCTCCGCTACTGGGAGACACAGTTTACGACACTGCGACCAACCAAGAGCCCAAGCGGGCAGCGCCTCTATCGACGTAATGATGTGTTGGCTGTACTTCGCATTAAGGAGTTGCTTTACCAGAGGCGCTTCACCATTGCGGGCGCGAAGCGCCATCTCGCATCTGAGCAGGAACCGTTCCCGCCAACGGTGTTGGATTCTCTCCGACTGGTGAAGGAAGAACTGAAGCAAGTCTCTTCGTTATTGCGTAGAGATTCCCCCTGA
- a CDS encoding protein-L-isoaspartate(D-aspartate) O-methyltransferase: protein MDYAVARQRMVAEQLVRRGITHPGVLQAMGKVPRHLFVEEAFWGRAYGDCPLPIGEKQTISQPFMVALMTELLELEADQRVLEIGTGSGYQTAILTEMGVKVYSVERNRTLALRARYRLESLGYYHAWIRAGDGSIGWKEKAPFNAIIVSAGAPKIPMSLAEQLADHGRLVLPVGQPWNQVLKKGVKRGTTIRWTDLGHCAFVKLIGQQGWDG, encoded by the coding sequence ATGGATTACGCGGTTGCCCGGCAGCGAATGGTAGCCGAGCAGCTGGTGAGACGCGGGATTACGCACCCTGGGGTCCTGCAGGCAATGGGCAAGGTCCCCAGACATCTGTTTGTGGAAGAAGCGTTCTGGGGGCGTGCCTACGGCGATTGTCCCTTGCCGATTGGTGAGAAGCAAACGATCTCGCAACCGTTTATGGTAGCGCTTATGACAGAGCTGCTTGAGCTCGAAGCGGATCAGCGGGTGCTGGAGATCGGGACTGGCTCCGGATATCAGACAGCGATCCTGACGGAAATGGGCGTGAAGGTATATTCGGTTGAGCGGAATCGAACGCTCGCGTTACGCGCGCGGTATCGACTTGAGTCACTCGGGTACTACCACGCGTGGATTCGTGCAGGGGACGGCTCCATTGGTTGGAAGGAGAAGGCGCCTTTTAACGCTATCATTGTGAGCGCTGGCGCTCCTAAGATCCCGATGTCTCTGGCCGAACAGCTCGCTGATCATGGGCGTCTGGTGCTGCCGGTCGGCCAACCATGGAATCAGGTTCTCAAGAAAGGCGTAAAGAGAGGGACGACCATACGGTGGACGGATCTCGGACATTGTGCATTTGTCAAATTGATTGGCCAACAGGGATGGGACGGATGA
- a CDS encoding pyridoxal phosphate-dependent aminotransferase, with product MTINLSSRARNASPSATLAIAAIAKQMKADGIDVVDFGLGEPDFETPAHVKEAAITAIREGFTRYTAAAGIDELKQAIITKLKRDNGLSYSPPEVIVSCGSKHSLFNIAEVLFESGDEVIVPAPYWVTYTEQIRLVDARPVIVQTREEDGFHLTREALEPAITPKTKAILLNSPCNPTGAMVPLEQLRAIAALAVERDLLVISDEAYESLTYDGHAHTSIASLGEEIKSRTILVNSVSKAYAMTGWRIGYAAGPAEIIKAMGTIQSQVTSNPTSIAQKAAVAALLGPHDDLRAMVVEFDRRRKYLIDRLHVIPGITCTNPEGAFYLFPNVSSFYGAVANGRPIRNSAEMATYLLQTARVVLVPGSEFGSDAHLRLSYATPMESISKGVERIERALDVLRG from the coding sequence ATGACCATAAATCTGTCAAGTCGCGCCAGGAATGCCAGTCCCTCTGCCACGCTGGCCATTGCTGCTATCGCCAAGCAGATGAAGGCGGACGGAATCGATGTTGTGGACTTCGGACTCGGAGAGCCGGATTTTGAGACGCCGGCTCACGTCAAGGAAGCGGCAATTACCGCCATCCGGGAGGGGTTCACACGATATACCGCTGCCGCCGGCATCGACGAGTTGAAACAGGCGATCATCACCAAGCTGAAGCGCGATAACGGCCTCTCCTACAGTCCGCCAGAGGTGATTGTATCGTGCGGTTCGAAGCATTCGTTGTTCAACATCGCCGAGGTGCTGTTTGAGTCTGGGGACGAGGTAATTGTCCCGGCCCCTTACTGGGTCACCTACACGGAACAGATTCGCCTTGTCGATGCACGGCCGGTCATCGTGCAGACGCGGGAAGAGGATGGGTTCCACCTGACCCGTGAGGCGCTGGAGCCGGCCATTACGCCGAAGACCAAGGCGATCCTGCTGAACAGTCCCTGCAACCCGACCGGCGCCATGGTCCCGCTGGAACAGTTACGGGCGATCGCCGCGCTTGCGGTGGAGCGAGACCTGTTGGTGATTTCGGACGAGGCGTATGAATCGCTGACCTACGACGGGCATGCCCATACGAGCATCGCCTCGCTCGGCGAGGAGATAAAAAGTCGAACGATCCTTGTCAATAGCGTCTCGAAGGCGTATGCCATGACCGGTTGGCGGATCGGGTACGCGGCGGGACCGGCGGAGATCATCAAGGCGATGGGCACTATCCAAAGTCAGGTCACGTCGAATCCCACCTCGATCGCGCAGAAGGCAGCGGTTGCCGCCCTCCTCGGCCCGCATGATGATCTGCGCGCTATGGTGGTTGAATTCGATCGACGTCGGAAGTATCTCATCGATCGGCTGCATGTCATTCCCGGTATTACATGCACGAACCCTGAAGGCGCATTTTATCTTTTTCCCAATGTCTCCAGCTTCTACGGAGCAGTGGCGAATGGCCGCCCTATTCGGAACTCCGCCGAGATGGCAACCTACCTATTGCAGACTGCCCGTGTCGTATTGGTCCCAGGGAGCGAATTCGGAAGCGACGCGCATCTTCGCCTTTCGTACGCGACGCCGATGGAAAGTATCAGCAAGGGAGTAGAGCGGATCGAGCGGGCCCTTGACGTGCTTCGTGGCTGA
- a CDS encoding HU family DNA-binding protein: MTKADIASIVAERGLAKKQAMEAVEATLDIVKDALKKGEKIQLVGFGSFQVRAKRARKGRNPQTGDPITISARKVLKFKPGKALHQAVNDLGG, encoded by the coding sequence ATGACCAAGGCTGACATAGCTTCGATCGTCGCCGAAAGAGGCCTCGCCAAGAAACAGGCGATGGAAGCAGTGGAGGCGACCCTCGACATTGTGAAAGACGCCCTCAAGAAAGGGGAGAAGATCCAGCTTGTCGGCTTCGGCTCTTTTCAGGTCAGAGCCAAGCGGGCGAGAAAAGGGCGGAACCCTCAGACCGGTGATCCGATTACTATTTCGGCTCGCAAGGTACTGAAGTTCAAGCCGGGTAAGGCCCTGCATCAGGCTGTGAACGACCTCGGCGGGTAG
- the surE gene encoding 5'/3'-nucleotidase SurE, which produces MNILISNDDGIHARGLRVLADALSNLGEVWVVAPDRERSASGHSLTLNRPLRVTKVAPTWFTVDGTPTDCVALALMGMINRKFDLVASGINVGGNMGDDVTYSGTVSAAFEATLLGVPAFALSVVAHRRVNFTAAGLVAVMMAKLIAKNGLPSNTMLNVNVPNCRPSAIKGVAITQQGRRRYDDIIVRKVDPRGKAYYWIGGKEPTWEPSEDSDYAAVMAGSISITPLHLDLTNSSVVEALQRWEFRWDDVSATAGRRRATA; this is translated from the coding sequence ATGAATATTCTGATCTCTAATGATGACGGTATTCACGCTCGAGGGCTTCGGGTGCTTGCGGATGCCCTATCCAACCTTGGTGAGGTGTGGGTAGTGGCACCCGATCGCGAACGGAGCGCATCCGGCCACTCCCTTACACTAAACAGGCCGCTGCGTGTCACCAAGGTTGCACCGACCTGGTTCACGGTCGACGGTACGCCTACTGATTGCGTCGCACTGGCGCTGATGGGTATGATCAACCGGAAGTTCGATCTGGTCGCCTCGGGGATCAATGTTGGCGGGAATATGGGCGATGATGTGACCTACTCCGGGACAGTGTCGGCCGCCTTCGAAGCGACGCTGCTCGGGGTCCCGGCGTTTGCCCTGTCCGTCGTGGCTCATCGTCGGGTCAACTTTACGGCTGCAGGACTGGTCGCGGTTATGATGGCGAAGCTGATTGCTAAAAATGGACTGCCATCAAATACCATGCTGAACGTGAACGTTCCGAATTGTCGACCGTCAGCGATTAAAGGTGTGGCGATCACGCAACAGGGAAGGCGACGCTATGATGACATTATCGTGAGAAAGGTCGATCCACGCGGGAAGGCCTATTACTGGATCGGTGGGAAGGAACCCACATGGGAGCCATCGGAAGACAGCGATTATGCCGCGGTGATGGCGGGGTCGATCTCGATTACGCCGCTTCACCTGGATCTGACTAACTCGAGCGTTGTCGAAGCGCTCCAGAGGTGGGAATTCCGCTGGGACGACGTATCGGCCACAGCGGGGCGGCGGCGCGCAACAGCGTAA
- a CDS encoding adenine phosphoribosyltransferase, with translation MPTESLKQKIRDIPDFPKKGIVFKDITPLLADGKAFHAAIDQIAERFHDRHIDLVVGVEARGFIVAAALAYRLHAGTTLIRKPGKLPYKTHRTTYALEYGADTLEIHQDAILPSQRILMADDLLATGGTMSAAIDLITRLGGHVVGVAFLIELLSLQGRERFGDREVFSLIQF, from the coding sequence ATGCCTACTGAATCGCTGAAGCAGAAAATTCGGGATATCCCGGATTTTCCAAAAAAGGGGATCGTTTTCAAAGACATCACGCCATTGCTGGCGGACGGTAAGGCCTTCCATGCGGCCATTGACCAGATTGCTGAGCGATTTCACGATCGACATATCGATCTGGTGGTAGGTGTAGAGGCGAGGGGCTTCATTGTCGCTGCGGCATTGGCCTATAGGCTTCATGCGGGTACAACGTTGATCCGAAAGCCCGGGAAGCTGCCATATAAGACACACCGCACGACGTATGCTTTGGAGTACGGCGCCGACACGCTTGAGATCCATCAGGATGCCATACTGCCAAGCCAGCGGATCCTGATGGCGGACGACTTACTCGCCACCGGCGGTACGATGAGTGCTGCGATCGACCTCATTACTCGCCTCGGCGGCCATGTCGTTGGCGTGGCTTTCCTGATTGAGCTGTTATCTCTGCAGGGGAGAGAACGGTTCGGGGATCGGGAAGTCTTCTCATTGATCCAGTTCTGA
- the miaB gene encoding tRNA (N6-isopentenyl adenosine(37)-C2)-methylthiotransferase MiaB: MPKLKLITFGCQANDLDSERITGLLLREGYTLTEREEEADLILLNTCAIREKAEHKVYSRLGSFQVLKRERAELKIGICGCVAQQEGEALLNRFPYLDFVVGPGQLTAIPSLLQAGTARGVATARTPGYSYPVNAPVQRQSNIRAWVSIMEGCDHFCTFCVVPFTRGRERSRPPQEIVEEIRGLKRQGYREVTLLGQTVNSYGRKLTPPVSFVELLRQIDQLVDGQMRVRFTSPHPLDVTDELAAAIAELPSLCEQIHLPVQSGSDRILHQMKRGHTRDEYLEKIALLRARTPEIAITTDIIVGFPGETEEDFQATLNLMQKVGFDGAFMFKYSPRPHTEAERMPDQLSEEVKARWLEQALALMNRLSLERNRAYLGRTVEVLVNREDAKGNTDRHTGRTRQNKIVHFGGGGVADGSVVSVAITGATPLYLQGGMVC, encoded by the coding sequence ATGCCTAAACTGAAGTTGATCACCTTTGGCTGTCAGGCGAACGATCTTGATTCAGAGCGGATCACCGGCCTGCTGCTTCGCGAGGGGTATACCCTTACCGAACGGGAGGAGGAGGCCGACCTGATTCTTCTCAATACCTGCGCGATCCGCGAGAAGGCGGAGCATAAGGTCTACAGCCGCCTCGGGTCTTTTCAGGTATTGAAACGGGAGCGCGCCGAACTGAAGATCGGCATCTGCGGATGTGTCGCGCAGCAGGAAGGGGAGGCGCTCCTTAATCGTTTTCCATACCTGGACTTCGTTGTCGGTCCAGGACAGCTCACAGCCATTCCATCGTTGCTTCAGGCCGGGACGGCGAGAGGCGTTGCGACCGCAAGAACACCAGGTTACTCCTACCCCGTAAACGCGCCGGTTCAGCGTCAAAGCAATATCAGGGCCTGGGTCAGCATCATGGAGGGGTGCGATCACTTCTGTACCTTTTGCGTAGTTCCTTTCACTCGTGGCCGTGAGCGCAGTCGGCCTCCGCAGGAGATCGTGGAGGAGATCCGCGGGCTCAAGCGCCAGGGGTATCGCGAGGTCACGCTCCTGGGTCAGACCGTCAACTCCTACGGGAGGAAACTCACGCCTCCGGTCAGCTTTGTGGAACTGCTCCGTCAGATCGATCAGCTCGTAGACGGTCAGATGCGGGTTCGATTTACGAGTCCGCATCCTCTCGATGTGACCGATGAGCTGGCGGCGGCAATCGCCGAACTGCCGAGTCTGTGCGAACAGATCCATCTGCCGGTTCAATCGGGCTCTGATCGGATCCTGCATCAAATGAAGCGCGGCCATACTCGGGATGAGTACCTGGAAAAGATCGCACTGCTGCGGGCCAGGACACCAGAGATCGCTATCACTACGGACATTATTGTCGGGTTTCCCGGTGAAACGGAGGAGGATTTTCAGGCGACTCTGAATCTGATGCAGAAGGTTGGGTTCGATGGCGCCTTCATGTTCAAGTATTCGCCGAGACCCCACACAGAGGCGGAACGGATGCCTGATCAGCTCTCTGAGGAGGTGAAAGCCCGTTGGTTGGAGCAGGCGCTTGCGCTCATGAACCGACTGTCGCTGGAGCGCAACCGCGCGTACCTCGGCCGAACAGTCGAGGTGTTGGTGAATCGTGAAGATGCCAAGGGGAATACCGATCGCCATACCGGTCGGACACGGCAGAATAAGATTGTCCACTTTGGAGGTGGAGGGGTAGCGGACGGGAGCGTCGTGTCAGTGGCGATTACAGGGGCTACCCCCCTGTACCTGCAAGGCGGAATGGTGTGCTGA